The Lutibacter sp. A64 genome segment TTTTTAAAATCAGGAGAGATTCTTTGATAATTTATTTAAACTAATTTGTTCTTTTTTTAATATTTTTTTTAAATCTTTAGACATAAGTATATGTTTTTAATTTATTCTTACCTCGCATCAACTGCGATCTAGAAGTAGCTTCAGCAATATTTAAAATTTTTGAAATTTCTTTATGATCGAACCCTTCAATTAAATATAAATTTAAAACTACTTTGTATTTTTCGGGTAAATTGTTAATTATTACAACCACAATATCTATTGTGATTTCAGTATCTACACCCCAATCATCATCCTCTAAATTTGAAATATTGTTTTCTTCAATAGAAACCAATTCAATTTTTTTCTTTTTTAAGTAGTCTATACATTGATTAATTACAATTTTTTTAATCCATGCACCTATTGAAACTTCACCTTTAAAATTGTTTATATCTTTAAAAACCTTGATAAAAGCATCTTGCATAATATCTTCAGCTTCTATATTATTTTTAACATAACGATTAGCAATTACAAACATCGCATCACAATATAAATCATACAACTGCATCTGTGCTTTTGCTTTATTCAACTTGCAGTTTGCAATAATTTGGTTGTGTAAATAATTAGTTTTACTCATTTAATAATTGACTTCTATAAATAAAGACGAAACATTATTTAGTGCGTTGCATTTTTATCAAAATAAAAATTTTAAATTTACCAAAATTTTATTGAGCTCACTATTCAGCTTAAATTAATAAAAGAATAAAATAAAAATGAGTTACCAATTTACCATAATTGTTCCTGTTTATAATGAAGAAGCTAATTTAAAACGTGTAGAACAAGAACTTTCTAATTATATTAAAATTGCAACAAAAAAAACAAAAGTACTCTTTGTAAACGACGGAAGTAAAGATAACAGTCAACAATTAATTGAAGAAATTTGTGCTAACAACTCCAATTTTGAATTTATTAATTTTGAGAAAAATTGTGGCTTAAGTGCTGCAATTACTG includes the following:
- a CDS encoding RNA polymerase sigma factor, with product MSKTNYLHNQIIANCKLNKAKAQMQLYDLYCDAMFVIANRYVKNNIEAEDIMQDAFIKVFKDINNFKGEVSIGAWIKKIVINQCIDYLKKKKIELVSIEENNISNLEDDDWGVDTEITIDIVVVIINNLPEKYKVVLNLYLIEGFDHKEISKILNIAEATSRSQLMRGKNKLKTYTYV